The proteins below are encoded in one region of Reichenbachiella sp. 5M10:
- a CDS encoding TonB-dependent siderophore receptor yields the protein MRQRNVTIFWALALTILLYSGAAQGQSVELQFLDHETNEPIVGMGVLLQSISDPQQSVQGVTDIDGYFRTSDLAHPLRLQTQHLSYEALIETLSEAKKEPFRLQPTATVMQDVTVMSDAYQNHATDKDLYVVQEINRQTIEQLGGNDLSDVLNFNPNISVTPNASDGKSTVSMFGLSGEYVKILIDNIPVISDNGVGNDIDITQLNLDNVERIEVTEGSMGVMYGSNAIAGIINIITKKDNPSPLQISASVQEETVGSEYNWSDEGRHIQRIQLSSSINPKLTLTAGANHNDFKGFKNDHRGENYYGSEGVRGYEWNPKEQLNLNAGINYRISQSTKLAYKFAYYQENLYIHDTTLLGGVGIDGLPEYKARDKKYLTKRQVQSLSLDQQIGQSSATIFLSYQKQTRYLEDYTYDIEHQAKVSTTGLYKNQSSELIYSKGLVDNLLPHLTWLSLTTGYEFDFQRGYDAIASGKYSNNVSQQSLRNTDIFVQTDWSMIPSLTLSPGLRINNNSSYDNHLIWSMAAILKSPRQFTTQLVVGSAYKTPNYTQLYRYFVDANHDVTGNPDLEPEDGVSIMLNLSKPSHLGLVTFKNEIKGYHFNIKDKVDLALVTDADPTAVSDIQRSTYLNINQYQTIGISTSNQVQIKHLSLQLGAAYTGVRQSLENENTDEDYLFTLTGSGQLAYLFSKINTTAAVNIKYNGSNERYAQNEDGINKITVAPYTFLDASMQKNLFDNSLSIKIGARNLLDVVSVSTTGLPSSGHSSSTSTSQLFGYGRSYFVNLTYTFKK from the coding sequence ATGAGACAAAGAAATGTAACCATATTTTGGGCGCTAGCCCTCACGATTTTGCTTTATAGCGGAGCAGCACAAGGTCAATCTGTAGAACTCCAATTTCTAGATCATGAGACCAACGAACCTATTGTCGGGATGGGTGTGCTGCTCCAATCTATCTCTGATCCGCAGCAATCTGTGCAAGGGGTCACGGATATCGACGGGTATTTCCGAACATCCGACCTAGCTCACCCGCTACGCTTGCAAACCCAACACCTCAGCTATGAGGCTCTCATAGAGACTCTCTCCGAGGCAAAAAAGGAGCCCTTTCGACTCCAACCTACAGCTACAGTCATGCAAGATGTCACTGTCATGTCAGATGCCTACCAAAATCACGCGACTGACAAAGACCTCTATGTCGTCCAAGAAATCAACAGACAAACCATCGAGCAACTCGGGGGCAATGATCTATCTGACGTACTCAATTTCAACCCCAACATCAGCGTGACACCCAATGCCAGCGACGGCAAATCAACGGTCAGTATGTTTGGTCTCAGCGGAGAATACGTCAAAATCCTCATTGACAACATCCCAGTCATCAGTGACAATGGGGTAGGCAATGACATTGACATCACGCAACTCAACCTTGACAATGTCGAACGCATCGAAGTGACCGAAGGATCAATGGGTGTCATGTATGGCTCCAATGCCATCGCCGGCATCATCAACATCATTACCAAAAAAGACAACCCAAGTCCGCTACAAATCAGCGCTTCAGTACAAGAAGAAACCGTCGGCAGTGAATACAACTGGAGTGACGAGGGCAGACACATCCAACGCATCCAACTATCCAGCAGTATCAACCCAAAACTAACCCTCACTGCTGGTGCCAATCACAACGACTTCAAAGGATTCAAAAACGACCACCGTGGTGAAAACTACTACGGCTCGGAAGGTGTACGTGGGTATGAATGGAACCCCAAAGAACAGCTCAACCTCAACGCTGGAATCAACTACCGGATCAGCCAATCCACTAAGCTTGCTTACAAATTCGCATACTACCAAGAAAACTTATACATCCACGACACCACCCTCCTGGGAGGTGTGGGAATCGATGGATTGCCAGAGTACAAAGCCAGAGACAAAAAGTACCTCACCAAACGCCAAGTCCAAAGCCTCAGTTTGGATCAGCAAATCGGGCAATCTTCTGCTACGATATTCCTATCCTATCAGAAGCAAACGCGCTACCTCGAAGACTACACCTATGACATAGAGCACCAAGCCAAGGTGAGCACTACCGGTCTGTACAAAAACCAATCAAGTGAGTTGATCTATTCCAAGGGGCTGGTTGACAACCTACTCCCTCACCTCACTTGGCTGAGCCTAACAACTGGATACGAGTTTGACTTTCAGCGTGGATATGACGCCATCGCCAGTGGCAAATACTCCAACAACGTCTCTCAACAAAGTCTCCGCAATACCGACATCTTCGTACAGACGGACTGGAGTATGATCCCCTCACTGACCCTATCCCCTGGCCTGCGGATCAACAATAACTCCAGCTATGACAACCACTTGATTTGGTCCATGGCAGCTATACTCAAGTCTCCGAGGCAATTCACCACACAGCTAGTAGTAGGCTCTGCCTACAAGACACCCAACTACACACAGCTATACCGCTATTTTGTAGATGCCAACCATGACGTGACCGGCAATCCCGATCTCGAGCCAGAAGATGGCGTCTCCATCATGCTCAACCTCTCCAAGCCAAGTCATCTTGGACTGGTGACATTCAAAAATGAAATCAAAGGCTATCATTTCAACATCAAGGACAAAGTCGATCTCGCCCTCGTCACTGACGCGGACCCCACTGCGGTTAGCGACATCCAGAGATCGACTTATCTCAACATCAACCAGTACCAGACCATCGGTATTTCGACCAGCAACCAAGTCCAAATCAAGCACCTCAGCCTCCAGCTCGGGGCAGCGTATACGGGCGTGCGACAATCCCTCGAAAACGAAAACACAGACGAAGATTACCTCTTCACCTTGACTGGAAGTGGGCAACTGGCCTACCTCTTCAGTAAAATCAACACCACCGCGGCAGTCAATATCAAATACAACGGCAGTAACGAGCGCTATGCCCAAAATGAAGACGGTATCAACAAAATCACCGTGGCCCCATACACCTTCTTGGATGCCAGTATGCAAAAAAACCTATTCGACAACAGTCTCAGCATCAAAATCGGAGCTAGAAACCTACTCGATGTAGTCTCAGTATCAACCACAGGTCTACCCTCTAGTGGGCACAGTTCCAGTACCTCTACCAGCCAACTGTTTGGGTATGGCCGATCCTATTTTGTCAATCTCACCTATACGTTCAAAAAATAA
- a CDS encoding lactonase family protein yields the protein MKRHTIYVLLALVSTACSTQTHKSQQESVTEPTPRLEILVGTYTGQGSEGIYSIQFDPATGAISDKQLVATTTSPSYLALSPDKQRVYAVNEGGEGNVTAYQWNDSHTQLDLINSQSSQGLYPCYVSLQDSLVAIANYGGGNVVSYPLDAAGALSDNPVNQQHEGTGPNSDRQEAPHAHCAVFSKDGQYLYGVDLGIDQIRMYSVADLTAEGEVALQLDAGDGPRHLTFHPNKDIAFVISELSSTVTTASIDPLTGKMTALSKVSTLPEGHEGDNSCADIHVSDDGRYLYASNRGHNSIAIFSIDPETSALKMIATESVMGDWPRNFTLSPDNNYILVANKKSNNITVFKRDKETGMMYYTDQQLEISQPVCLKF from the coding sequence ATGAAACGTCACACGATTTATGTACTCTTGGCCTTAGTGTCCACCGCCTGCAGTACTCAAACACATAAAAGTCAACAGGAATCGGTCACTGAGCCAACCCCTAGACTCGAAATACTCGTCGGAACCTACACCGGGCAAGGCAGTGAAGGTATCTACAGCATCCAGTTTGATCCTGCTACTGGAGCAATCTCAGACAAGCAGCTAGTCGCTACTACGACTAGCCCTTCGTATTTGGCCCTGAGCCCAGACAAGCAACGCGTCTATGCCGTCAACGAAGGGGGAGAGGGCAATGTCACCGCCTACCAGTGGAATGACTCTCACACCCAACTCGACCTCATCAACAGCCAATCCTCTCAAGGACTCTATCCGTGCTATGTATCTCTACAAGACAGTCTAGTTGCCATCGCCAACTACGGTGGAGGCAATGTCGTGTCGTACCCACTCGACGCAGCAGGCGCATTGAGTGACAACCCTGTCAACCAGCAGCACGAAGGCACTGGACCGAATTCCGATCGCCAAGAAGCTCCTCATGCACACTGTGCGGTATTCTCCAAAGACGGTCAATACCTTTACGGCGTGGATCTAGGTATAGACCAAATCCGCATGTACTCCGTAGCGGATCTCACAGCAGAAGGAGAAGTAGCACTCCAACTCGATGCAGGAGACGGACCAAGACATTTGACCTTCCACCCCAACAAGGACATAGCTTTCGTGATAAGTGAGCTCTCTAGCACGGTGACTACTGCATCAATAGACCCCTTGACTGGAAAAATGACTGCTCTATCCAAAGTCAGCACTCTACCCGAAGGACACGAAGGAGACAACAGCTGTGCAGACATCCATGTCTCAGACGACGGTAGATACCTCTACGCCTCCAACCGTGGACACAACAGCATCGCCATCTTCAGTATCGACCCAGAGACCTCTGCACTCAAAATGATCGCTACAGAATCAGTAATGGGAGATTGGCCAAGAAATTTCACACTCTCACCTGACAACAACTACATACTGGTGGCCAACAAAAAATCCAACAACATCACGGTGTTCAAACGTGACAAGGAAACAGGTATGATGTACTACACGGATCAGCAGCTCGAAATCTCTCAGCCTGTGTGCTTGAAGTTTTAG
- a CDS encoding iron-containing alcohol dehydrogenase: MKNFELYNPTNLIFGKGQIEKIKDLIPTSSKVLMLYGGGSIKTNGVYNQTIAALAEHEVVEFGGIEANPEYQTLLKALAVIKEEKIDFLLAVGGGSVIDGTKFLSSAALYEGDTPWDILANRIRTVKGMPFGTVLTLPATGSEMNSGAVVSRKETNEKLAMGGPGLFPQFSICDPEVVRSIPERQLANGVADAYTHVLEQYMTYPTEAHLQDRISESIMQTLVEVAPRVIVDPSNYDVAANFMWCCTMALNGLIQKGVPTDWSVHMIAHEITAHYGVDHARTLAIVLPSAYQLQFDKKKEKLAQYAERVWDVTEGTVEEKAKIAIEKTESFYQSLGIKTKLRDYTDDYQGFAAKAAQSLREHGLVKLGEHGDITPEVAEKILEMSY, from the coding sequence ATGAAGAATTTCGAATTATACAATCCTACCAATCTAATTTTTGGCAAAGGCCAAATCGAAAAGATAAAAGATCTCATCCCTACTAGTAGCAAAGTACTGATGCTCTATGGAGGAGGAAGTATCAAGACCAATGGAGTCTACAATCAAACGATTGCTGCTTTGGCAGAACATGAGGTGGTTGAGTTTGGAGGGATCGAAGCGAACCCCGAGTATCAGACCTTGCTCAAAGCTTTGGCGGTGATCAAAGAGGAAAAAATTGATTTCCTATTGGCAGTGGGAGGCGGTTCAGTGATCGATGGGACCAAATTTCTTTCTTCAGCTGCTTTGTATGAAGGAGATACTCCTTGGGATATACTAGCCAACCGCATTCGTACGGTCAAGGGGATGCCATTTGGGACGGTACTCACTCTGCCAGCTACGGGCAGTGAGATGAATAGTGGGGCAGTCGTCAGTCGCAAAGAGACGAACGAAAAATTAGCGATGGGTGGACCAGGCTTGTTTCCTCAGTTTTCGATTTGTGATCCTGAGGTGGTGCGTTCGATTCCAGAGCGGCAGTTGGCCAATGGAGTAGCGGATGCATATACCCATGTGTTGGAGCAGTATATGACCTACCCGACAGAGGCTCATCTGCAGGATCGAATATCCGAATCCATCATGCAAACTTTGGTAGAGGTAGCACCGAGAGTGATTGTTGATCCATCCAATTATGATGTAGCGGCTAACTTCATGTGGTGTTGTACCATGGCTCTCAATGGTCTGATACAAAAGGGCGTCCCGACAGATTGGTCTGTACACATGATCGCTCATGAGATCACAGCACATTATGGCGTAGACCATGCCCGTACTTTGGCGATTGTTTTGCCGAGTGCCTATCAGCTTCAGTTTGACAAGAAGAAAGAGAAACTGGCACAGTATGCCGAGCGTGTATGGGATGTGACCGAGGGTACGGTCGAAGAAAAAGCGAAGATAGCGATCGAGAAAACAGAGTCTTTTTATCAATCGCTTGGCATCAAGACTAAGTTGAGAGACTACACAGATGACTATCAAGGGTTTGCTGCCAAGGCAGCACAGAGCTTGAGAGAGCATGGCTTGGTCAAGCTTGGTGAGCATGGAGATATCACCCCTGAGGTCGCGGAGAAGATCCTAGAGATGTCGTACTAG
- a CDS encoding HmuY family protein — protein sequence MIPKITFKTLSLLAGILLVFTACDSEDGVERLFEAGFQTNTIGLSAADESREVVVNFSIPTIIESTVTLDLTEQGVSYGTDYQTSPAAVDGVITLTVPVGAESAQVTVTRLVDFLPAGNSLELSLSSITGEESVEIVGSPALSIKFEEVIADGGVIDLLTGGSNMPNQCYIDLSTFTQTVVRRDTWELAFYSGTENRVFLNAALLVTAAELTEFTDIDAVSSETVFTPPLELTSYGQPVTVSNVTDLTAGLPIGYSMYGSYTDAKDGQLESTAIAEISATDSENKVYLISLGSSIPAEHNTEGGLTTTGESRGIYKIRVLLDGDNYKLQYAALDAKTHQEVTIAKTPTYNHTYFSMTAGSEVAVEPAKENWDINFSGVYSYYGFDFGFGAGLTYSDYALHNTLNGVSLYEVITYTKDEEGSISENDVPSYEAFSLSDVHEENLISDNRAVIGSDWRDSSAGIAKDDRYYVIKDLDGNYFKLQFTQLLSEEGERGYGQFVYAQLK from the coding sequence ATGATACCAAAAATCACATTTAAAACGCTCTCATTGTTGGCAGGAATCCTCCTTGTTTTCACCGCGTGTGACTCAGAAGATGGCGTAGAACGTCTCTTTGAGGCAGGCTTCCAGACCAACACCATCGGCCTCAGTGCCGCTGACGAAAGCAGAGAGGTAGTGGTCAACTTTTCCATACCGACCATCATCGAATCAACCGTCACCTTGGATCTCACAGAACAAGGCGTGAGCTACGGCACAGACTACCAGACTTCCCCCGCAGCGGTCGACGGAGTAATCACTCTGACCGTACCTGTAGGTGCCGAAAGTGCACAAGTCACTGTCACTCGTCTGGTCGACTTTTTACCTGCTGGCAACTCGCTAGAGCTTTCCCTTTCGTCTATCACAGGAGAAGAATCTGTAGAAATCGTCGGCAGTCCCGCCTTATCCATCAAGTTTGAAGAAGTCATCGCCGACGGAGGGGTCATAGATCTACTCACTGGTGGATCAAACATGCCCAACCAGTGCTACATAGACTTGAGTACATTTACCCAAACGGTCGTAAGAAGAGATACTTGGGAACTGGCCTTTTACTCTGGCACAGAGAACCGAGTATTCCTCAATGCGGCCTTGCTTGTCACCGCTGCTGAGCTCACCGAATTTACAGACATTGATGCAGTCTCCTCCGAGACCGTCTTTACCCCCCCCTTGGAGTTGACCTCATATGGCCAGCCAGTCACGGTCAGCAACGTCACAGATTTAACCGCAGGTTTACCTATCGGCTACAGCATGTATGGTTCATACACTGACGCTAAAGATGGTCAATTGGAATCCACTGCCATTGCCGAAATTTCGGCTACAGACAGTGAAAATAAAGTTTACCTCATATCTCTAGGCAGTAGCATACCAGCTGAGCACAATACCGAAGGAGGCCTCACCACCACAGGAGAATCTCGAGGTATCTACAAAATCAGAGTCTTGTTAGATGGTGACAATTACAAATTGCAATATGCGGCACTCGATGCGAAGACACACCAAGAAGTAACGATCGCAAAAACCCCAACATACAACCACACCTACTTCAGCATGACCGCAGGCAGTGAGGTAGCTGTCGAGCCTGCCAAAGAAAACTGGGACATCAACTTCAGTGGCGTATACTCCTACTATGGTTTCGATTTTGGATTTGGTGCTGGATTGACCTACTCTGATTACGCCCTTCACAATACACTCAATGGGGTATCACTCTATGAAGTGATCACATACACCAAAGACGAGGAGGGCTCCATAAGCGAAAACGACGTACCAAGTTACGAAGCATTCTCTCTCAGTGACGTCCATGAAGAAAACCTCATCAGCGACAATAGAGCTGTCATAGGGAGTGATTGGAGAGACAGCAGTGCAGGTATCGCCAAAGACGACCGCTACTATGTCATCAAAGACCTCGACGGCAACTACTTCAAACTCCAATTTACCCAACTCCTCAGCGAAGAGGGTGAAAGAGGCTATGGTCAGTTCGTCTATGCACAACTCAAATAA